A stretch of the Helicoverpa armigera isolate CAAS_96S chromosome 5, ASM3070526v1, whole genome shotgun sequence genome encodes the following:
- the LOC110371661 gene encoding carboxylic ester hydrolase isoform X14, with translation MWWRTCVVLVCVTAVLADEEWRQVNTAQGPVRGQKHPSGHLYAFYNVPYATAPKGIHKFKAPLSPPVRTEPFDAVNKNVVCPQYIDMDSKMPGRHLEQSEDCLIANIFVPDTNENNLPVLVYVHGGAFILGFGDMMRATQLMKSKDFIMVTFNYRVGIHGFLCLGTEDVPGNAGMKDQVALLRWVKDNIANFGGDPNKVTLAGYSAGSTSVDLLMLSKAAKGLFHRVIPESGANLAAFGMQRNPLEVAKSHAKTLQFTNVEDISALEQFYKTASMELLTADSFLFRPDSTFLFGPCVERDTEGAFLTESPLTILKNGDFEKLPMLYGFANMEGLFRIDMFNVWKDKMNSKFAEFLPADLKFETDGAREEVIELIKKFYFGGQPVSNDNILRYVDYFSDVPFVYPTLRSAKLQVEAGNDQVYLYEYSFVDENDNVVPHTNVRGADHVAQTVALMDGEDESLEPQAYQNMRKIIREIWHNFIITGTPVPADSSLPAWPPARADRSPHMRLLEKPVLQGVLLGERAQFWDDIYEKYYLDAVPPAAPNTGNDNDNDGGNGGEGDGGNGGEGDGGNGGEGDGGNGGEGDGGNGGEGDGGNGGEGDGGNGGEGDGGEGDGGEGDGGEGDGGEGDGGDGGEGDGGEGDGGEGDGGDGGNDSGDNTDSGSGDDNGSGDDEDDTDAADSAGHRDLIGSKLMILTVVLYFSKLLLNTN, from the exons ATGTGGTGGCGCACGTGTGTGGTGCTGGTCTGCGTGACAGCAGTTCTGGCTGACGAGGAGTGGCGGCAAGTGAACACTGCGCAGGGGCCCGTGCGCGGACAGAAGCACCCCAGCGGACATCTGTACGCGTTCTACAATGTACCCTACGCCACTGCGCCTAAGGGCATACATAAATTCAAG GCACCTCTATCGCCACCAGTACGAACAGAGCCATTCGATGCCGTCAACAAAAATGTGGTATGTCCACAGTATATAGACATGGATTCCAAGATGCCAGGACGTCATTTAGAGCAGTCAGAAGATTGTCTTATTGCTAACATATTCGTTCCCGACACAAATGAAAACAATCTTCCAGTTCTCGTTTATGTACATGGTGGGGCGTTCATTCTGGGCTTCGGTGATATGATGAGAGCAACACAATTAATGAAGTCTAAAGATTTCATCATGGTGACATTTAACTATCGTGTCGGCATTCACGGGTTTCTTTGTTTGGGCACTGAGGACGTACCAGGCAATGCGGGCATGAAGGATCAAGTGGCGCTGTTGCGCTGGGTGAAGGACAACATCGCTAACTTCGGTGGTGACCCTAATAAAGTAACCCTTGCAGGGTACAGTGCAGGTTCCACATCCGTGGATTTATTGATGCTCTCAAAGGCTGCAAAAGGTCTATTTCACCGTGTCATTCCTGAGAGTGGTGCAAACCTTGCAGCATTTGGAATGCAGAGGAATCCTTTAGAGGTCGCCAAAAGTCATGCCAAGACTCTACAGTTCACAAATGTTGAAGATATTTCTGCCCTGGAGCAGTTCTACAAGACAGCGTCGATGGAGCTGTTGACTGCAGACTCATTCCTTTTTAGACCTGattcaacatttttgtttggGCCATGTGTGGAACGTGATACAGAAGGAGCATTTCTAACGGAATCTCCTCTGACCATACTAAAGAACGGCGATTTTGAAAAGTTACCAATGCTATATGGTTTCGCGAACATGGAAGGTCTTTTCCGTATTGACATGTTTAACGTTTGGAAAGACAAGATGAATTCTAAGTTTGCTGAGTTTTTGCCAGCTGATTTAAAGTTTGAAACTGATGGAGCCAGAGAGGAGGTGATCGAATTAATAAAGAAGTTCTACTTTGGTGGGCAGCCTGTCAGCAATGACAATATTCTGAGATACGTGGACTATTTTTCGGATGTTCCATTTGTTTATCCTACGCTACGGTCTGCAAAGTTGCAAGTGGAGGCTGGTAACGATCAAGTATATCTGTATGAATACTCATTCGTAGATGAGAACGACAATGTAGTACCACACACTAACGTGCGAGGTGCTGACCACGTCGCTCAGACGGTGGCTCTAATGGATGGTGAAGATGAAAGTCTCGAACCGCAGGCATATCAGAATATGAGGAAGATAATCCGTGAAATATGGCACAACTTTATCATAACTGG AACACCCGTGCCAGCAGACTCGTCGCTGCCTGCGTGGCCTCCAGCACGCGCCGACAGGTCGCCGCACATGCGGCTTCTTGAGAAACCGGTGCTACAAGGGGTGCTGCTAGGAGAACGCGCTCAGTTTTGGGACGATATTTACGAAAAATACTACCTTGATGCAGTACCACCCGCGGCACCAAATACTGGCAATGACAACGACAACGACGGTGGCAACGGAGGCGAGGGTGACGGTGGCAATGGCGGTGAGGGTGACGGGGGCAACGGTGGCGAGGGTGACGGTGGCAATGGCGGCGAGGGCGACGGTGGCAATGGCGGCGAGGGTGACGGGGGCAACGGTGGCGAGGGCGACGGTGGCAACGGCGGCGAGGGTGACGGTGGCGAAGGCGACGGTGGCGAAGGTGACGGTGGCGAAGGCGACGGTGGCGAAGGTGACGGTGGCGACGGTGGCGAAGGCGACGGTGGCGAAG GCGACGGTGGCGAAGGCGACGGTG GCGACGGTGGCAACGACAGTGGCGACAACACCGACAGCGGCAGCGGTGACGACAACGGCAGCGGTGACGATGAAGACGATACCGACGCCGCCGATAGTGCGGGACACCGCGATCTAATTGGCTCTAAATTAATGATCCTAACTGTTGTGTTGTATTTTTCAAAGCTTTTATTAAATACGAATTAG
- the LOC110371661 gene encoding carboxylic ester hydrolase isoform X18 → MWWRTCVVLVCVTAVLADEEWRQVNTAQGPVRGQKHPSGHLYAFYNVPYATAPKGIHKFKAPLSPPVRTEPFDAVNKNVVCPQYIDMDSKMPGRHLEQSEDCLIANIFVPDTNENNLPVLVYVHGGAFILGFGDMMRATQLMKSKDFIMVTFNYRVGIHGFLCLGTEDVPGNAGMKDQVALLRWVKDNIANFGGDPNKVTLAGYSAGSTSVDLLMLSKAAKGLFHRVIPESGANLAAFGMQRNPLEVAKSHAKTLQFTNVEDISALEQFYKTASMELLTADSFLFRPDSTFLFGPCVERDTEGAFLTESPLTILKNGDFEKLPMLYGFANMEGLFRIDMFNVWKDKMNSKFAEFLPADLKFETDGAREEVIELIKKFYFGGQPVSNDNILRYVDYFSDVPFVYPTLRSAKLQVEAGNDQVYLYEYSFVDENDNVVPHTNVRGADHVAQTVALMDGEDESLEPQAYQNMRKIIREIWHNFIITGTPVPADSSLPAWPPARADRSPHMRLLEKPVLQGVLLGERAQFWDDIYEKYYLDAVPPAAPNTGNDNDNDGGNGGEGDGGNGGEGDGGNGGEGDGGNGGEGDGGNGGEGDGGNGGEGDGGNGGEGDGGEGDGGEGDGGEGDGGEGDGGDGGEGDGGEGDGGNDSGDNTDSGSGDDNGSGDDEDDTDAADSAGHRDLIGSKLMILTVVLYFSKLLLNTN, encoded by the exons ATGTGGTGGCGCACGTGTGTGGTGCTGGTCTGCGTGACAGCAGTTCTGGCTGACGAGGAGTGGCGGCAAGTGAACACTGCGCAGGGGCCCGTGCGCGGACAGAAGCACCCCAGCGGACATCTGTACGCGTTCTACAATGTACCCTACGCCACTGCGCCTAAGGGCATACATAAATTCAAG GCACCTCTATCGCCACCAGTACGAACAGAGCCATTCGATGCCGTCAACAAAAATGTGGTATGTCCACAGTATATAGACATGGATTCCAAGATGCCAGGACGTCATTTAGAGCAGTCAGAAGATTGTCTTATTGCTAACATATTCGTTCCCGACACAAATGAAAACAATCTTCCAGTTCTCGTTTATGTACATGGTGGGGCGTTCATTCTGGGCTTCGGTGATATGATGAGAGCAACACAATTAATGAAGTCTAAAGATTTCATCATGGTGACATTTAACTATCGTGTCGGCATTCACGGGTTTCTTTGTTTGGGCACTGAGGACGTACCAGGCAATGCGGGCATGAAGGATCAAGTGGCGCTGTTGCGCTGGGTGAAGGACAACATCGCTAACTTCGGTGGTGACCCTAATAAAGTAACCCTTGCAGGGTACAGTGCAGGTTCCACATCCGTGGATTTATTGATGCTCTCAAAGGCTGCAAAAGGTCTATTTCACCGTGTCATTCCTGAGAGTGGTGCAAACCTTGCAGCATTTGGAATGCAGAGGAATCCTTTAGAGGTCGCCAAAAGTCATGCCAAGACTCTACAGTTCACAAATGTTGAAGATATTTCTGCCCTGGAGCAGTTCTACAAGACAGCGTCGATGGAGCTGTTGACTGCAGACTCATTCCTTTTTAGACCTGattcaacatttttgtttggGCCATGTGTGGAACGTGATACAGAAGGAGCATTTCTAACGGAATCTCCTCTGACCATACTAAAGAACGGCGATTTTGAAAAGTTACCAATGCTATATGGTTTCGCGAACATGGAAGGTCTTTTCCGTATTGACATGTTTAACGTTTGGAAAGACAAGATGAATTCTAAGTTTGCTGAGTTTTTGCCAGCTGATTTAAAGTTTGAAACTGATGGAGCCAGAGAGGAGGTGATCGAATTAATAAAGAAGTTCTACTTTGGTGGGCAGCCTGTCAGCAATGACAATATTCTGAGATACGTGGACTATTTTTCGGATGTTCCATTTGTTTATCCTACGCTACGGTCTGCAAAGTTGCAAGTGGAGGCTGGTAACGATCAAGTATATCTGTATGAATACTCATTCGTAGATGAGAACGACAATGTAGTACCACACACTAACGTGCGAGGTGCTGACCACGTCGCTCAGACGGTGGCTCTAATGGATGGTGAAGATGAAAGTCTCGAACCGCAGGCATATCAGAATATGAGGAAGATAATCCGTGAAATATGGCACAACTTTATCATAACTGG AACACCCGTGCCAGCAGACTCGTCGCTGCCTGCGTGGCCTCCAGCACGCGCCGACAGGTCGCCGCACATGCGGCTTCTTGAGAAACCGGTGCTACAAGGGGTGCTGCTAGGAGAACGCGCTCAGTTTTGGGACGATATTTACGAAAAATACTACCTTGATGCAGTACCACCCGCGGCACCAAATACTGGCAATGACAACGACAACGACGGTGGCAACGGAGGCGAGGGTGACGGTGGCAATGGCGGTGAGGGTGACGGGGGCAACGGTGGCGAGGGTGACGGTGGCAATGGCGGCGAGGGCGACGGTGGCAATGGCGGCGAGGGTGACGGGGGCAACGGTGGCGAGGGCGACGGTGGCAACGGCGGCGAGGGTGACGGTGGCGAAGGCGACGGTGGCGAAGGTGACGGTGGCGAAGGCGACGGTGGCGAAGGTGACGGTGGCGACGGTGGCGAAGGCGACGGTGGCGAAG GCGACGGTGGCAACGACAGTGGCGACAACACCGACAGCGGCAGCGGTGACGACAACGGCAGCGGTGACGATGAAGACGATACCGACGCCGCCGATAGTGCGGGACACCGCGATCTAATTGGCTCTAAATTAATGATCCTAACTGTTGTGTTGTATTTTTCAAAGCTTTTATTAAATACGAATTAG
- the LOC110371661 gene encoding carboxylic ester hydrolase isoform X3, producing MWWRTCVVLVCVTAVLADEEWRQVNTAQGPVRGQKHPSGHLYAFYNVPYATAPKGIHKFKAPLSPPVRTEPFDAVNKNVVCPQYIDMDSKMPGRHLEQSEDCLIANIFVPDTNENNLPVLVYVHGGAFILGFGDMMRATQLMKSKDFIMVTFNYRVGIHGFLCLGTEDVPGNAGMKDQVALLRWVKDNIANFGGDPNKVTLAGYSAGSTSVDLLMLSKAAKGLFHRVIPESGANLAAFGMQRNPLEVAKSHAKTLQFTNVEDISALEQFYKTASMELLTADSFLFRPDSTFLFGPCVERDTEGAFLTESPLTILKNGDFEKLPMLYGFANMEGLFRIDMFNVWKDKMNSKFAEFLPADLKFETDGAREEVIELIKKFYFGGQPVSNDNILRYVDYFSDVPFVYPTLRSAKLQVEAGNDQVYLYEYSFVDENDNVVPHTNVRGADHVAQTVALMDGEDESLEPQAYQNMRKIIREIWHNFIITGTPVPADSSLPAWPPARADRSPHMRLLEKPVLQGVLLGERAQFWDDIYEKYYLDAVPPAAPNTGNDNDNDGGNGGEGDGGNGGEGDGGNGGEGDGGNGGEGDGGNGGEGDGGNGGEGDGGNGGEGDGGEGDGGEGDGGEGDGGEGDGGDGGEGDGGEGDGGEGDGGDGDGGDGGEGDGGDGGEGDGGNDSGDNTDSGSGDDNGSGDDEDDTDAADSAGHRDLIGSKLMILTVVLYFSKLLLNTN from the exons ATGTGGTGGCGCACGTGTGTGGTGCTGGTCTGCGTGACAGCAGTTCTGGCTGACGAGGAGTGGCGGCAAGTGAACACTGCGCAGGGGCCCGTGCGCGGACAGAAGCACCCCAGCGGACATCTGTACGCGTTCTACAATGTACCCTACGCCACTGCGCCTAAGGGCATACATAAATTCAAG GCACCTCTATCGCCACCAGTACGAACAGAGCCATTCGATGCCGTCAACAAAAATGTGGTATGTCCACAGTATATAGACATGGATTCCAAGATGCCAGGACGTCATTTAGAGCAGTCAGAAGATTGTCTTATTGCTAACATATTCGTTCCCGACACAAATGAAAACAATCTTCCAGTTCTCGTTTATGTACATGGTGGGGCGTTCATTCTGGGCTTCGGTGATATGATGAGAGCAACACAATTAATGAAGTCTAAAGATTTCATCATGGTGACATTTAACTATCGTGTCGGCATTCACGGGTTTCTTTGTTTGGGCACTGAGGACGTACCAGGCAATGCGGGCATGAAGGATCAAGTGGCGCTGTTGCGCTGGGTGAAGGACAACATCGCTAACTTCGGTGGTGACCCTAATAAAGTAACCCTTGCAGGGTACAGTGCAGGTTCCACATCCGTGGATTTATTGATGCTCTCAAAGGCTGCAAAAGGTCTATTTCACCGTGTCATTCCTGAGAGTGGTGCAAACCTTGCAGCATTTGGAATGCAGAGGAATCCTTTAGAGGTCGCCAAAAGTCATGCCAAGACTCTACAGTTCACAAATGTTGAAGATATTTCTGCCCTGGAGCAGTTCTACAAGACAGCGTCGATGGAGCTGTTGACTGCAGACTCATTCCTTTTTAGACCTGattcaacatttttgtttggGCCATGTGTGGAACGTGATACAGAAGGAGCATTTCTAACGGAATCTCCTCTGACCATACTAAAGAACGGCGATTTTGAAAAGTTACCAATGCTATATGGTTTCGCGAACATGGAAGGTCTTTTCCGTATTGACATGTTTAACGTTTGGAAAGACAAGATGAATTCTAAGTTTGCTGAGTTTTTGCCAGCTGATTTAAAGTTTGAAACTGATGGAGCCAGAGAGGAGGTGATCGAATTAATAAAGAAGTTCTACTTTGGTGGGCAGCCTGTCAGCAATGACAATATTCTGAGATACGTGGACTATTTTTCGGATGTTCCATTTGTTTATCCTACGCTACGGTCTGCAAAGTTGCAAGTGGAGGCTGGTAACGATCAAGTATATCTGTATGAATACTCATTCGTAGATGAGAACGACAATGTAGTACCACACACTAACGTGCGAGGTGCTGACCACGTCGCTCAGACGGTGGCTCTAATGGATGGTGAAGATGAAAGTCTCGAACCGCAGGCATATCAGAATATGAGGAAGATAATCCGTGAAATATGGCACAACTTTATCATAACTGG AACACCCGTGCCAGCAGACTCGTCGCTGCCTGCGTGGCCTCCAGCACGCGCCGACAGGTCGCCGCACATGCGGCTTCTTGAGAAACCGGTGCTACAAGGGGTGCTGCTAGGAGAACGCGCTCAGTTTTGGGACGATATTTACGAAAAATACTACCTTGATGCAGTACCACCCGCGGCACCAAATACTGGCAATGACAACGACAACGACGGTGGCAACGGAGGCGAGGGTGACGGTGGCAATGGCGGTGAGGGTGACGGGGGCAACGGTGGCGAGGGTGACGGTGGCAATGGCGGCGAGGGCGACGGTGGCAATGGCGGCGAGGGTGACGGGGGCAACGGTGGCGAGGGCGACGGTGGCAACGGCGGCGAGGGTGACGGTGGCGAAGGCGACGGTGGCGAAGGTGACGGTGGCGAAGGCGACGGTGGCGAAGGTGACGGTGGCGACGGTGGCGAAGGCGACGGTGGCGAAGG CGACGGTGGCGAAGGTGACGGTGGCGACG GCGACGGTGGCGACGGTGGCGAAGGTGACGGTGGCGACGGTGGCGAAGGCGACGGTGGCAACGACAGTGGCGACAACACCGACAGCGGCAGCGGTGACGACAACGGCAGCGGTGACGATGAAGACGATACCGACGCCGCCGATAGTGCGGGACACCGCGATCTAATTGGCTCTAAATTAATGATCCTAACTGTTGTGTTGTATTTTTCAAAGCTTTTATTAAATACGAATTAG
- the LOC110371661 gene encoding carboxylic ester hydrolase isoform X22, which translates to MWWRTCVVLVCVTAVLADEEWRQVNTAQGPVRGQKHPSGHLYAFYNVPYATAPKGIHKFKAPLSPPVRTEPFDAVNKNVVCPQYIDMDSKMPGRHLEQSEDCLIANIFVPDTNENNLPVLVYVHGGAFILGFGDMMRATQLMKSKDFIMVTFNYRVGIHGFLCLGTEDVPGNAGMKDQVALLRWVKDNIANFGGDPNKVTLAGYSAGSTSVDLLMLSKAAKGLFHRVIPESGANLAAFGMQRNPLEVAKSHAKTLQFTNVEDISALEQFYKTASMELLTADSFLFRPDSTFLFGPCVERDTEGAFLTESPLTILKNGDFEKLPMLYGFANMEGLFRIDMFNVWKDKMNSKFAEFLPADLKFETDGAREEVIELIKKFYFGGQPVSNDNILRYVDYFSDVPFVYPTLRSAKLQVEAGNDQVYLYEYSFVDENDNVVPHTNVRGADHVAQTVALMDGEDESLEPQAYQNMRKIIREIWHNFIITGTPVPADSSLPAWPPARADRSPHMRLLEKPVLQGVLLGERAQFWDDIYEKYYLDAVPPAAPNTGNDNDNDGGNGGEGDGGNGGEGDGGNGGEGDGGNGGEGDGGNGGEGDGGNGGEGDGGNGGEGDGGEGDGGEGDGGEGDGGEGDGGNDSGDNTDSGSGDDNGSGDDEDDTDAADSAGHRDLIGSKLMILTVVLYFSKLLLNTN; encoded by the exons ATGTGGTGGCGCACGTGTGTGGTGCTGGTCTGCGTGACAGCAGTTCTGGCTGACGAGGAGTGGCGGCAAGTGAACACTGCGCAGGGGCCCGTGCGCGGACAGAAGCACCCCAGCGGACATCTGTACGCGTTCTACAATGTACCCTACGCCACTGCGCCTAAGGGCATACATAAATTCAAG GCACCTCTATCGCCACCAGTACGAACAGAGCCATTCGATGCCGTCAACAAAAATGTGGTATGTCCACAGTATATAGACATGGATTCCAAGATGCCAGGACGTCATTTAGAGCAGTCAGAAGATTGTCTTATTGCTAACATATTCGTTCCCGACACAAATGAAAACAATCTTCCAGTTCTCGTTTATGTACATGGTGGGGCGTTCATTCTGGGCTTCGGTGATATGATGAGAGCAACACAATTAATGAAGTCTAAAGATTTCATCATGGTGACATTTAACTATCGTGTCGGCATTCACGGGTTTCTTTGTTTGGGCACTGAGGACGTACCAGGCAATGCGGGCATGAAGGATCAAGTGGCGCTGTTGCGCTGGGTGAAGGACAACATCGCTAACTTCGGTGGTGACCCTAATAAAGTAACCCTTGCAGGGTACAGTGCAGGTTCCACATCCGTGGATTTATTGATGCTCTCAAAGGCTGCAAAAGGTCTATTTCACCGTGTCATTCCTGAGAGTGGTGCAAACCTTGCAGCATTTGGAATGCAGAGGAATCCTTTAGAGGTCGCCAAAAGTCATGCCAAGACTCTACAGTTCACAAATGTTGAAGATATTTCTGCCCTGGAGCAGTTCTACAAGACAGCGTCGATGGAGCTGTTGACTGCAGACTCATTCCTTTTTAGACCTGattcaacatttttgtttggGCCATGTGTGGAACGTGATACAGAAGGAGCATTTCTAACGGAATCTCCTCTGACCATACTAAAGAACGGCGATTTTGAAAAGTTACCAATGCTATATGGTTTCGCGAACATGGAAGGTCTTTTCCGTATTGACATGTTTAACGTTTGGAAAGACAAGATGAATTCTAAGTTTGCTGAGTTTTTGCCAGCTGATTTAAAGTTTGAAACTGATGGAGCCAGAGAGGAGGTGATCGAATTAATAAAGAAGTTCTACTTTGGTGGGCAGCCTGTCAGCAATGACAATATTCTGAGATACGTGGACTATTTTTCGGATGTTCCATTTGTTTATCCTACGCTACGGTCTGCAAAGTTGCAAGTGGAGGCTGGTAACGATCAAGTATATCTGTATGAATACTCATTCGTAGATGAGAACGACAATGTAGTACCACACACTAACGTGCGAGGTGCTGACCACGTCGCTCAGACGGTGGCTCTAATGGATGGTGAAGATGAAAGTCTCGAACCGCAGGCATATCAGAATATGAGGAAGATAATCCGTGAAATATGGCACAACTTTATCATAACTGG AACACCCGTGCCAGCAGACTCGTCGCTGCCTGCGTGGCCTCCAGCACGCGCCGACAGGTCGCCGCACATGCGGCTTCTTGAGAAACCGGTGCTACAAGGGGTGCTGCTAGGAGAACGCGCTCAGTTTTGGGACGATATTTACGAAAAATACTACCTTGATGCAGTACCACCCGCGGCACCAAATACTGGCAATGACAACGACAACGACGGTGGCAACGGAGGCGAGGGTGACGGTGGCAATGGCGGTGAGGGTGACGGGGGCAACGGTGGCGAGGGTGACGGTGGCAATGGCGGCGAGGGCGACGGTGGCAATGGCGGCGAGGGTGACGGGGGCAACGGTGGCGAGGGCGACGGTGGCAACGGCGGCGAGGGTGACGGTGGCGAAGGCGACGGTGGCGAAGGTGACGGTGGCGAAGGCGACGGTGGCGAAG GCGACGGTGGCAACGACAGTGGCGACAACACCGACAGCGGCAGCGGTGACGACAACGGCAGCGGTGACGATGAAGACGATACCGACGCCGCCGATAGTGCGGGACACCGCGATCTAATTGGCTCTAAATTAATGATCCTAACTGTTGTGTTGTATTTTTCAAAGCTTTTATTAAATACGAATTAG
- the LOC110371661 gene encoding cholinesterase 1 isoform X32, translated as MWWRTCVVLVCVTAVLADEEWRQVNTAQGPVRGQKHPSGHLYAFYNVPYATAPKGIHKFKAPLSPPVRTEPFDAVNKNVVCPQYIDMDSKMPGRHLEQSEDCLIANIFVPDTNENNLPVLVYVHGGAFILGFGDMMRATQLMKSKDFIMVTFNYRVGIHGFLCLGTEDVPGNAGMKDQVALLRWVKDNIANFGGDPNKVTLAGYSAGSTSVDLLMLSKAAKGLFHRVIPESGANLAAFGMQRNPLEVAKSHAKTLQFTNVEDISALEQFYKTASMELLTADSFLFRPDSTFLFGPCVERDTEGAFLTESPLTILKNGDFEKLPMLYGFANMEGLFRIDMFNVWKDKMNSKFAEFLPADLKFETDGAREEVIELIKKFYFGGQPVSNDNILRYVDYFSDVPFVYPTLRSAKLQVEAGNDQVYLYEYSFVDENDNVVPHTNVRGADHVAQTVALMDGEDESLEPQAYQNMRKIIREIWHNFIITGTPVPADSSLPAWPPARADRSPHMRLLEKPVLQGVLLGERAQFWDDIYEKYYLDAVPPAARGEGDGGNGGEGDGGNGGEGDGGEGDGGEGDGGEGDGGEGDGGNDSGDNTDSGSGDDNGSGDDEDDTDAADSAGHRDLIGSKLMILTVVLYFSKLLLNTN; from the exons ATGTGGTGGCGCACGTGTGTGGTGCTGGTCTGCGTGACAGCAGTTCTGGCTGACGAGGAGTGGCGGCAAGTGAACACTGCGCAGGGGCCCGTGCGCGGACAGAAGCACCCCAGCGGACATCTGTACGCGTTCTACAATGTACCCTACGCCACTGCGCCTAAGGGCATACATAAATTCAAG GCACCTCTATCGCCACCAGTACGAACAGAGCCATTCGATGCCGTCAACAAAAATGTGGTATGTCCACAGTATATAGACATGGATTCCAAGATGCCAGGACGTCATTTAGAGCAGTCAGAAGATTGTCTTATTGCTAACATATTCGTTCCCGACACAAATGAAAACAATCTTCCAGTTCTCGTTTATGTACATGGTGGGGCGTTCATTCTGGGCTTCGGTGATATGATGAGAGCAACACAATTAATGAAGTCTAAAGATTTCATCATGGTGACATTTAACTATCGTGTCGGCATTCACGGGTTTCTTTGTTTGGGCACTGAGGACGTACCAGGCAATGCGGGCATGAAGGATCAAGTGGCGCTGTTGCGCTGGGTGAAGGACAACATCGCTAACTTCGGTGGTGACCCTAATAAAGTAACCCTTGCAGGGTACAGTGCAGGTTCCACATCCGTGGATTTATTGATGCTCTCAAAGGCTGCAAAAGGTCTATTTCACCGTGTCATTCCTGAGAGTGGTGCAAACCTTGCAGCATTTGGAATGCAGAGGAATCCTTTAGAGGTCGCCAAAAGTCATGCCAAGACTCTACAGTTCACAAATGTTGAAGATATTTCTGCCCTGGAGCAGTTCTACAAGACAGCGTCGATGGAGCTGTTGACTGCAGACTCATTCCTTTTTAGACCTGattcaacatttttgtttggGCCATGTGTGGAACGTGATACAGAAGGAGCATTTCTAACGGAATCTCCTCTGACCATACTAAAGAACGGCGATTTTGAAAAGTTACCAATGCTATATGGTTTCGCGAACATGGAAGGTCTTTTCCGTATTGACATGTTTAACGTTTGGAAAGACAAGATGAATTCTAAGTTTGCTGAGTTTTTGCCAGCTGATTTAAAGTTTGAAACTGATGGAGCCAGAGAGGAGGTGATCGAATTAATAAAGAAGTTCTACTTTGGTGGGCAGCCTGTCAGCAATGACAATATTCTGAGATACGTGGACTATTTTTCGGATGTTCCATTTGTTTATCCTACGCTACGGTCTGCAAAGTTGCAAGTGGAGGCTGGTAACGATCAAGTATATCTGTATGAATACTCATTCGTAGATGAGAACGACAATGTAGTACCACACACTAACGTGCGAGGTGCTGACCACGTCGCTCAGACGGTGGCTCTAATGGATGGTGAAGATGAAAGTCTCGAACCGCAGGCATATCAGAATATGAGGAAGATAATCCGTGAAATATGGCACAACTTTATCATAACTGG AACACCCGTGCCAGCAGACTCGTCGCTGCCTGCGTGGCCTCCAGCACGCGCCGACAGGTCGCCGCACATGCGGCTTCTTGAGAAACCGGTGCTACAAGGGGTGCTGCTAGGAGAACGCGCTCAGTTTTGGGACGATATTTACGAAAAATACTACCTTGATGCAGTACCACCCGCGGCAC GCGGCGAGGGTGACGGGGGCAACGGTGGCGAGGGCGACGGTGGCAACGGCGGCGAGGGTGACGGTGGCGAAGGCGACGGTGGCGAAGGTGACGGTGGCGAAGGCGACGGTGGCGAAG GCGACGGTGGCAACGACAGTGGCGACAACACCGACAGCGGCAGCGGTGACGACAACGGCAGCGGTGACGATGAAGACGATACCGACGCCGCCGATAGTGCGGGACACCGCGATCTAATTGGCTCTAAATTAATGATCCTAACTGTTGTGTTGTATTTTTCAAAGCTTTTATTAAATACGAATTAG